A window of the Polaribacter batillariae genome harbors these coding sequences:
- a CDS encoding sulfatase-like hydrolase/transferase has translation MRYKNNIKLTSFTFLLLLLAASCASPKEEKAAPNIIIFLVDDMGLMDTSVPFLTDANGNPKKYPLNNYYRTPNMEKLAEQGIRFTNFYAHSVCSPSRTSILTGQNSARHGVTNWINSESNNRTKFGPKNWNWKGLAKENVTLPRILQKAGYKTIHVGKAHFGPLNSDAENPLNLGFDVNIAGSSIGHPGSYYAKDGFGHIAGNKSRAVPDLEKYHGKDIFLTEALTLEANLAISKAKKEGKPFFLNMAHYAVHAPFQSDPRFADNYKDSDKSKKAQAYATLIEGIDKSLGDILQHVRDLGLGENTLVLFLGDNGSDAPLPIVNGYSSSSPLKGKKGNHWEGGMRVPFIASWVTPNKNTPLQEKLPIAQNKVQEQIGSILDFFQHCLK, from the coding sequence ATGAGATATAAAAACAATATAAAACTTACATCTTTCACGTTTTTATTACTGTTATTGGCAGCTTCGTGTGCTTCTCCAAAAGAAGAAAAAGCAGCTCCAAACATTATTATTTTTTTAGTAGATGATATGGGGCTAATGGACACCTCTGTTCCGTTTTTAACAGACGCAAATGGCAACCCTAAAAAGTATCCACTAAACAACTATTACAGAACCCCAAATATGGAGAAACTTGCAGAACAAGGCATTCGATTTACTAATTTTTATGCACACTCGGTTTGTTCTCCTTCAAGAACCTCTATATTAACTGGGCAAAATTCTGCCAGACATGGCGTAACTAATTGGATAAATTCCGAAAGTAATAACAGAACCAAATTTGGCCCAAAAAATTGGAACTGGAAAGGGCTTGCCAAAGAAAATGTAACACTTCCAAGAATTTTACAAAAAGCGGGTTACAAGACAATTCATGTTGGAAAAGCGCATTTCGGGCCTCTTAATAGCGACGCAGAAAATCCATTAAATTTAGGTTTTGATGTAAATATTGCAGGAAGTTCTATAGGGCATCCAGGAAGTTACTATGCCAAAGATGGTTTTGGGCACATTGCTGGAAATAAATCGAGAGCTGTTCCAGATTTAGAAAAATACCATGGTAAAGATATTTTTTTAACAGAAGCATTAACTTTAGAAGCCAATTTAGCAATATCTAAAGCTAAAAAAGAAGGCAAACCTTTCTTTTTAAACATGGCACATTACGCTGTACATGCGCCTTTTCAATCAGACCCTCGTTTTGCAGATAATTATAAAGATTCAGATAAATCTAAAAAAGCACAAGCTTACGCTACTTTAATTGAAGGAATTGACAAATCTCTTGGAGACATCTTACAACACGTAAGAGATTTAGGTTTAGGAGAAAACACACTTGTATTATTTTTGGGAGACAATGGTTCTGATGCACCACTTCCAATTGTAAACGGTTACAGCAGTTCGTCTCCTTTAAAAGGAAAAAAAGGAAACCACTGGGAAGGTGGCATGCGTGTTCCGTTTATCGCTTCTTGGGTTACCCCAAATAAAAACACTCCTCTTCAAGAAAAATTACCAATTGCACAAAATAAGGTGCAAGAACAAATAGGATCTATTTTAGATTTTTTCCAACACTGTCTCAAATAA
- a CDS encoding outer membrane beta-barrel family protein, with translation MKKRIVFLVLFCSLTIFSQNSNTKLGVGVLNGTILDSKTKQPLPYVNIICKNTQQEIISGGISDKKGKFSIKKLPLDSLLIDLQFIGYKTIKKKIKLSKEHQIIRLNTILLEEEISQLKPVELVSETSSIVQKIDRKVFHVGKDLASAGTNSFQMLENIPSIQVDYQSGNINLRGNQNVRVLIDGKPSNLPVAQLLKQLPSSAVKSVEIITNPSAKYSPEGMSGILNFVLKKNTTIGFNGSFSAGLEHSINTRPTTSLDLNYRTGKFNFYGSYYLDWGDFETFSNFERLDKNLNQNINFLDSTTSHYIKSGVDFYINEKNTLSFYITKSIADTDFSVDTETTLDNNVIFDARNISVFDIQETAYNLDYKIDFNKKGENLELEINYSKNTNPQEDNNRELINPNSEVYNYTNSIKNNNNIFLVNLDYTKPIKNGTLELGLETRIQNAFNKINTNQEVETNGNPPTKPRGNTNFTYDRDLYSAYINLNKEYEKLSFQAGLRFEQFKVDGLFSNTEQTNLDPYSDEIFSIYPSAFITYASSDKHQFQIGYSRRVDRPGIDQVTPIQEWNTPLSISVGNRNLRPQFTNSFEFNYTNSFKKGYFTFGTFYRETKDIIGRIFDIDNTNADRQLLSYTNYNSSKSYGFEFASSIKLTNWWTLRPSFNSYIQENQGLVNNNFIQVENVLTTARLSNSFKASKKLRFQLSSSYRGTYKNVLVKVKPYVLINASARYTILKGKGSLSLRATDIFDNYKLDFSTTNPFPQNGQFTLEYSSIYVGFSYNFGSGKNRERDRKYRENNETESSGGIL, from the coding sequence ATGAAAAAACGAATCGTATTTTTGGTTCTTTTTTGCTCTTTAACTATTTTCTCACAAAATAGCAACACAAAATTAGGTGTTGGAGTTTTAAATGGAACAATCTTAGACAGTAAAACAAAACAGCCCTTACCTTATGTAAATATTATTTGCAAAAACACACAGCAAGAAATTATTTCTGGCGGAATTTCCGATAAAAAAGGAAAATTCAGTATAAAAAAACTGCCTTTAGATTCTTTGTTGATAGACCTTCAATTTATTGGCTACAAAACCATTAAAAAGAAAATTAAACTTTCTAAAGAGCATCAAATAATTCGTTTAAATACTATTCTATTAGAAGAAGAAATCTCTCAATTAAAACCTGTAGAACTTGTTTCTGAAACCTCTTCTATAGTTCAAAAAATCGATAGAAAAGTGTTTCATGTAGGTAAAGATTTGGCATCTGCAGGAACAAATTCTTTTCAAATGTTAGAGAATATTCCTTCGATTCAGGTAGATTACCAATCTGGAAACATTAATTTAAGAGGCAACCAAAATGTTCGTGTTTTAATCGACGGAAAACCTTCGAATTTACCTGTTGCACAGCTTTTAAAACAACTGCCTTCTTCCGCAGTAAAAAGTGTTGAAATTATTACGAATCCTTCTGCAAAATATTCTCCTGAAGGAATGAGTGGAATTCTTAATTTTGTGCTTAAAAAAAATACAACCATTGGCTTTAATGGAAGTTTTTCTGCTGGTTTAGAACATAGTATAAACACAAGACCTACTACCTCTTTAGACTTAAATTACAGAACCGGAAAATTTAATTTTTACGGGAGTTATTATTTAGACTGGGGAGATTTCGAAACATTTTCTAATTTCGAAAGATTGGATAAAAACCTAAACCAGAATATTAATTTTTTAGACAGCACAACCTCTCATTATATAAAATCGGGTGTCGATTTTTACATCAACGAAAAAAACACTTTGTCTTTTTACATAACTAAAAGCATTGCAGATACCGATTTTTCTGTAGATACAGAAACTACATTAGACAACAATGTAATTTTTGATGCAAGAAATATTTCAGTATTCGATATTCAAGAAACTGCTTATAATTTAGATTATAAAATCGATTTTAACAAAAAGGGCGAAAATTTAGAATTAGAAATTAATTACTCTAAAAACACAAATCCGCAAGAAGATAATAACAGAGAATTAATAAATCCGAATTCGGAAGTGTATAACTATACAAATTCCATCAAAAATAATAATAACATTTTTTTAGTAAATTTAGATTATACAAAACCTATTAAAAACGGAACTTTAGAGTTAGGTTTAGAAACAAGAATTCAAAATGCATTCAATAAAATAAATACCAATCAAGAAGTTGAAACGAATGGAAACCCGCCAACAAAACCCAGAGGGAACACCAATTTTACTTACGATCGAGATTTATATTCTGCCTATATTAATCTAAATAAAGAATACGAAAAGTTAAGTTTCCAAGCAGGTTTACGTTTTGAACAATTTAAAGTTGATGGCTTATTTTCTAATACAGAACAAACAAATTTAGACCCTTATTCAGATGAGATTTTTAGCATCTATCCTTCTGCTTTTATTACTTATGCTTCATCAGACAAACATCAATTTCAAATCGGGTACAGTAGAAGAGTTGATAGACCAGGAATAGACCAAGTAACCCCAATTCAAGAATGGAATACACCATTATCTATCTCTGTTGGAAACAGAAACCTAAGACCACAGTTTACCAATTCTTTTGAGTTTAATTATACGAATTCTTTTAAAAAGGGATATTTTACATTTGGCACTTTTTATAGAGAAACCAAAGATATTATTGGAAGAATTTTCGATATCGATAATACAAATGCAGATAGGCAATTATTATCGTACACAAATTATAATTCGTCTAAAAGCTACGGTTTTGAGTTTGCTTCGAGTATAAAATTAACAAATTGGTGGACATTAAGACCAAGTTTTAATAGTTATATTCAGGAAAACCAAGGGTTGGTTAACAACAATTTTATTCAAGTAGAAAACGTGTTAACAACGGCAAGATTAAGCAATAGCTTTAAAGCGAGTAAAAAATTACGTTTTCAACTCTCTAGTTCCTACAGAGGAACTTATAAAAATGTGTTGGTAAAAGTTAAACCTTATGTTTTAATAAATGCTTCTGCTAGATATACTATTTTAAAAGGAAAAGGTTCTCTTTCGCTAAGAGCAACCGATATTTTCGACAACTATAAATTAGATTTTTCTACGACAAATCCATTTCCACAAAATGGACAATTTACTTTAGAATACAGTTCTATTTATGTTGGATTTTCTTACAATTTCGGAAGTGGAAAAAACCGAGAGCGAGATCGAAAATATAGAGAAAATAACGAAACCGAAAGTAGTGGCGGTATTTTGTAA
- a CDS encoding sulfatase/phosphatase domain-containing protein: MYFRFFPTLSQITNVKLPEDIVLDGFNLKEQLSGKQNGTRNEEFLNHFPHGMHRSKYFTSLVKDNWKIIYHYPIVNEEPKYELFNLKKDPFEVENLAEKNPEKLKELMTTLSKGMKNMNAKYPEKDGEILKLMIPE; the protein is encoded by the coding sequence ATCTATTTTAGATTTTTTCCAACACTGTCTCAAATAACCAATGTAAAATTACCAGAAGATATCGTTTTAGACGGTTTTAATCTTAAAGAGCAACTTAGTGGAAAGCAAAATGGAACTCGTAATGAAGAGTTTCTAAATCATTTTCCACATGGAATGCATCGTTCTAAATATTTTACAAGTCTCGTAAAAGACAATTGGAAAATTATTTACCATTATCCCATTGTAAATGAAGAACCAAAATACGAACTTTTTAACCTAAAAAAAGATCCTTTTGAAGTTGAAAACTTAGCTGAGAAAAATCCTGAAAAATTAAAAGAATTAATGACAACTTTATCCAAGGGAATGAAAAACATGAATGCAAAGTACCCCGAAAAAGATGGAGAGATTTTAAAATTAATGATTCCTGAATAA